Proteins encoded by one window of Rutidosis leptorrhynchoides isolate AG116_Rl617_1_P2 chromosome 7, CSIRO_AGI_Rlap_v1, whole genome shotgun sequence:
- the LOC139860165 gene encoding uncharacterized protein, giving the protein MLTIWDLNVFLVSEAVEKQHFLAIKGKWVGKETELVVINVYGPHKDADKKKMWESLENVMCYPNVEWVLGGDFNESWGDISATASDRNTSDHCPIVLNDKNIDFGPKTFKLFNLWLESKDVEKIITEAWNKEVFESKDDCKFRDKMKNVKETLRSWSKNKYGVLDFEIESWKKKVMELEAKADNGSITDSERDKARSKWDFEGDDNTAFFHATIRKRYNSSSIRGLHIDGIWDERHVQIKKEVFEFFGKVFGAKQDSTPDFNSLILFPLNSINSDEAQMLESPFQEAEIWEAIKECDASRAPGPDVFNLGFFKKLFWLIKDDLKKAVDWFWSKESISKGCNASFITLIPKKKLPMNLGDYRPISLIESYYKIIAKMLSKRLQKVIHKVINVEQSAFLKGRFILDGILVANELVDEVKRQKNKCLIFKVDFEKAFDSINWDFLLKILEIMGFGLKWRSWTKACITSAMVSVLVNGSPTKEFSFLRGIRQGDPLSPYLFIIMAEGLNTFIKRALEGNLFKGVEIGKDRVSISHLQYADDTIIFGDWRVQTSVVEEMARLFGCLSGALPFSYLGLPIGRNMNNIWDWEPFIDKIHSRLADWKAKSMSFGGRLTLIKSVLSSLPLYAFFLFRAPSCVINKLEGGLNIGSLNAKNFALLAKCWWRFYNDKNSLWVKIITSIYGRDGGLGAHSINNVSGAGRVWNSIRNIGRFIDNSGIQFTNSFVKKVCKGDNTCFWTDKWLVNQPLCEEFRRLFRLEQDKDVVISNRFAKKGGASCFSWSWSRVPTGRTLSELHNLTPLLNNFEFQTGSVDSWHWNLHPNGLFYTHEVTKIIDGKMLQEFGSQKETERIPFLPQKVGLFVWRVKQKRIPVRTELDKRGIDLDSVRCPVCNKDLETAEHILLHCDFAKDLWSRIFKWWNANRQPYTILDDLFQGIHNSSQPNQKSILWKMGESTGDPIFPSPGTVDKIIELFRTPPDSYGVRVD; this is encoded by the exons ATGCTCACGATTTGGGACCTAAATGTTTTCTTGGTAAGTGAGGCGGTAGAAAAGCAACACTTCCTAGCGATCAAAGGAAAATGGGTAGGAAAGGAAACTGAATTGGTAGTGATAAATGTGTATGGTCCCCATAAGGACGCAGATAAAAAGAAAATGTGGGAAAGTTTGGAAAATGTGATGTGTTATCCGAATGTGGAATGGGTGCTAGGAGGGGACTTCAATGAA TCATGGGGCGACATCTCAGCAACTGCTTCAGATAGGAACACTTCTGACCATTGCCCAATCGtgttaaatgataaaaatatagacTTCGGGCCCAAGACTTTCAAATTGTTCAATTTATGGTTAGAATCAAAGGATGTCGAGAAGATAATTACAGAGGCTTGGAATAAAGAAGTTTTCGAGTCCAAGGATGATTGTAAATTCAGAGATAAAATGAAGAACGTAAAGGAGACATTAAGATCTTGGAGTAAAAATAAATACGGGGTACTTGACTTTGAAATTGAATCGTGGAAAAAGAAAGTTATGGAGCTCGAAGCAAAAGCAGACAATGGTAGTATCACTGATTCCGAGAGAGAT AAAGCAAGATCCAAATGGGATTTCGAGGGCGATGACAATACGGCTTTCTTCCATGCTACAATTCGTAAGAGATATAATAGTTCCAGCATCCGTGGGCTGCATATCGATGGTATATGGGATGAAAGGCATGTGCAAATTAAAAAGGAGGTGTTTGAGTTCTTCGGTAAAGTTTTCGGAGCAAAACAGGATTCAACACCTGACTTTAATTCGCTGATTTTGTTTCCACTTAACTCAATCAATTCGGACGAGGCTCAAATGCTAGAATCACCATTCCAAGAAGCTGAGATTTGGGAAGCAATCAAAGAATGCGATGCTTCAAGAGCCCCGGGTCCGGATGTGTTTAATCTAGGTTTTTTCAAAAAACTCTTTTGGCTCATTAAAGATGATCTTAAGAAAGCAGTCGATTGGTTTTGGTCCAAGGAATCGATTTCTAAGGGATGCAATGCAAGCTTCATAACCTTGATCCCGAAAAAGAAACTCCCAATGAATCTAGGCGATTACCGACCTATTAGCCTTATAGAAAGCTACTACAAAATCATTGCAAAGATGCTTTCAAAAAGGCTTCAAAAAGTGATCCATAAAGTCATAAATGTCGAGCAAAGTGCTTTCTTGAAAGGAAGATTTATCTTGGACGGTATACTTGTGGCCAATGAATTGGTAGATGAGGTAAAGAGACAGAAGAATAAATGTTTGATTTTCAAGGTCGATTTCGAAAAGGCCTTCGATAGTATTAATTGGGATTTCTTGCTTAAAATACTCGAGATTATGGGTTTTGGTTTGAAGTGGAGATCATGGACTAAAGCTTGTATCACATCGGCTATGGTTTCGGTCCTAGTTAATGGCTCGCCGACAAAAGAGTTCTCATTTCTTAGAGGAATACGACAAGGAGATCCACTCTCCCCGTATCTTTTCATCATAATGGCCGAAGGTTTAAACACCTTCATCAAACGAGCATTAGAAGGCAATCTTTTTAAAGGAGTGGAGATCGGGAAAGATAGAGTGTCAATCTCTCACCTACAATACGCCGACGATACAATTATCTTCGGGGATTGGA GGGTTCAAACCTCAGTTGTAGAAGAAATGGCAAGACTATTCGGATGTCTATCTGGGGCTTTACCTTTCTCATACCTCGGGCTACCTATCGGTAGGAATATGAACAATATTTGGGATTGGGAACCGTTCATAGATAAGATCCATTCTAGACTAGCAGATTGGAAAGCGAAATCGATGTCTTTCGGGGGCCGTCTTACTCTTATCAAATCGGTCCTTAGTAGTCTTCCGTTGTATGCCTTCTTCCTATTCCGTGCTCCATCATGTGTCATCAACAAGCTCGAAG GGGGACTAAACATCGGTTCCCTCAATGCAAAAAATTTTGCGCTTTTGGCAAAATGTTGGTGGCGTTTCTACAACGATAAGAattcactttgggtcaaaattataaCAAGTATTTATGGGCGAGACGGCGGGTTGGGGGCTCACTCAATCAACAATGTTTCGGGTGCAGGGCGGGTTTGGAATTCCATTCGTAATATTGGGCGATTTATTGATAACTCTGGTATACAATTCACTAACTCATTTGTGAAGAAAGTTTGCAAGGGTGATAACACGTGCTTTTGGACTGATAAATGGTTAGTCAACCAACCATTGTGCGAAGAATTCCGGCGGCTATTTAGACTTGAACAAGATAAGGATGTGGTGATATCAAACAGGTTTGCCAAAAAAGGAGGTGCATCATGTTTTTCTTGGAGTTGGTCGCGGGTTCCCACTGGCCGAACGTTATCAGAACTTCACAACCTCACGCCTTTGCTTAACAATTTCGAGTTCCAGACTGGTTCGGTAGATTCGTGGCACTGGAATCTCCATCCGAATGGGTTGTTTTATACGCATGAAGTTACGAAAATCATTGATGGTAAGATGTTGCAGGAATTCGGATCCCAGAAAGAAACTGAGCGTATTCCATTTCTTCCACAAAAAGTAGGTCTCTTCGTGTGGCGAGTCAAGCAAAAGAGGATCCCGGTCAGAACCGAGCTAGACAAGAGAGGTATTGACTTGGATTCGGTCCGATGTCCCGTTTGTAACAAGGACCTTGAAACTGCCGAGCATATATTACTCCATTGTGACTTTGCAAAAGACTTGTGGTCGAGAATCTTTAAATGGTGGAACGCAAATAGACAACCGTACACAATCCTGGATGATTTATTCCAAGGTATCCACAACTCGTCTCAACCTAATCAGAAATCTATCCTTTGGAAG